The Sulfitobacter sp. S223 genome has a window encoding:
- a CDS encoding efflux RND transporter periplasmic adaptor subunit, which translates to MRIFPILAAIAMAAFLYMAILERPTLLAFFGAGEEEKAEAANETPVAAPISAEKRVKVVVERLNAQSIDSAVVLRGQTAAARQVDVKAETSAIVVSEPLRKGAKVETGQIMCRLDEGTRRAALEQARAQLAEAKSRVPEAQARVQEAQARLEEAKINQNASSRLNEGGFASTTRLASSDAAVATAEAGVSSAQSGLSAAQSGIEAAQAAVAGAQTELDRLVIEAPFGGLLESDTAELGSLLQAGALCGTIIQLDPIKLVGFIPETQVNRVQVGAMAGARLAAGGGEVRGKVTFISRSADPQTRTFLTEIEVPNPDLKIRDGQTAEILIASEGADAHLVPQSALTLNDEGTLGMRLVDDNNIVDFRAVEIIRDTSKGVWVTGLPMQANVIVVGQEYVVEGVEVDPTFREVTQ; encoded by the coding sequence ATGCGTATCTTTCCCATTCTTGCCGCAATCGCCATGGCAGCGTTTCTGTATATGGCGATTCTCGAACGGCCGACGCTTTTGGCATTCTTCGGAGCCGGAGAAGAAGAGAAAGCCGAGGCAGCCAACGAGACACCGGTTGCGGCACCGATATCAGCTGAAAAGCGGGTCAAGGTTGTTGTTGAACGGCTGAACGCCCAAAGCATCGACAGCGCAGTTGTCTTACGCGGACAGACAGCCGCAGCACGGCAGGTAGACGTAAAGGCAGAAACATCCGCCATCGTAGTATCAGAGCCGCTGCGCAAGGGAGCCAAGGTAGAAACAGGCCAGATCATGTGCCGATTGGACGAAGGCACGCGCCGTGCCGCTCTTGAACAAGCCCGCGCGCAACTGGCCGAGGCGAAATCGCGCGTTCCCGAAGCGCAGGCCCGCGTGCAAGAGGCACAAGCCCGCCTTGAAGAAGCCAAGATAAACCAGAACGCGTCATCGCGGCTTAATGAAGGTGGATTTGCTTCCACCACACGGCTGGCAAGCTCGGATGCGGCTGTTGCCACGGCAGAGGCCGGTGTCAGCTCGGCCCAATCCGGCCTCAGCGCCGCGCAATCGGGCATCGAAGCAGCACAGGCCGCAGTGGCAGGCGCCCAGACAGAGTTGGACCGCCTTGTCATCGAAGCGCCCTTCGGTGGATTGCTCGAAAGCGATACAGCCGAGCTTGGCTCGCTTTTGCAGGCGGGCGCACTGTGTGGCACGATCATCCAGCTTGATCCGATCAAACTGGTTGGCTTTATTCCCGAAACCCAAGTCAACCGTGTGCAAGTAGGCGCTATGGCCGGCGCAAGACTGGCAGCGGGTGGTGGTGAGGTGCGCGGCAAAGTGACCTTTATCTCGCGTTCGGCCGATCCGCAGACCCGCACGTTTCTGACCGAGATCGAAGTGCCGAACCCCGACCTGAAAATCCGTGACGGGCAGACCGCTGAAATTCTCATCGCATCCGAAGGGGCCGATGCGCATTTGGTGCCGCAAAGCGCGCTGACGTTAAACGACGAAGGCACGCTGGGGATGCGATTGGTCGATGACAACAACATCGTTGATTTCCGCGCCGTTGAAATCATCCGCGACACTTCGAAAGGGGTATGGGTCACCGGGTTGCCAATGCAGGCGAACGTGATCGTGGTTGGACAGGAATACGTTGTTGAAGGCGTCGAAGTTGATCCGACATTCCGGGAGGTCACGCAATGA
- a CDS encoding efflux RND transporter permease subunit — protein MTGIVDWAASRARMVLAFILLSLVVGAYAYTTLPKEGEPDIEIPALFVSVPFPGISAADAETLLLKPMETELSDLDGLKKMTGTASENYAGLALEFEFGWDKTSIIADVRDAMGTAEAQFPEGAETYSINEINFSEFPIIIVNMTGPVPERTMARYAKLLQDDLEGLEAVLEAGIAGNRDEMLEVLIDPLKLESYDVTAAELIQTVQNNNQLIAAGEIESQSGTFSVKIPSSFDEPRDVYNLPVKTNGDRVVTLGDLAEIHLTFEDRLGTSRFNGEPSMALQVVKRKGYNLIDTASAVKKLVAESREQWPEELKAAVQVGTSNDQSRVVNSMVQQLLGSVFTAIALVMIVVLAALGIRAALLVGFAIPTSFLLCFAFLALMGISISNIVMFGLILAVGMLVDSAIVVVEYADQEQQKGIGPMEAYVLAAKRMFWPVISSTATTLCAFLPMLFWPGVPGEFMGMLPVTLIFVLSASLVVALVYLPVMGGVTGRLERWMASNMERIASLPWYLHLLLLPAAFVMIFPAMSLLVPGKAGDPGLLFQWMGAQFSAMDGLDLLTSVIPTFVKVFALVLVGAVVLLVALGGFMLLLLALFAVLTRLGKWGRWLASQLFRKEPDRIYAGYKRSPFGKFIEIIAGNPVMPLVTCGFIFVFVGTTLIFFSNNSKGVEFFVESEPEQAIVYVLARGNMSLNEKDDLLRQAEQVVIRHPGIATAFSFAGEGGLDSNTGGSQAPKDLIGQVQFETVPWEDRALRPELDGDIVIAELTEQLSDIPGIQIEVLSLDRGPASGKPVHLRFKGDRFDDLMAATAMARDHFNTVPGLILIEDTRPLPGIDWQIDVDVEKAGQYGADVLSVGAMVQLVTRGLLLDTMRVDTSDEEIEIRVRLPEEDRLLSTLDTLKVRTIDGLVPLSNFVTRTAVPKLAEISRIDQKRYMDVKADVTPGLMKIVKVAQAGDDPAAMPTLATLRPAGEDADFTDTGGTGFKITNLTAAADGIDLQEDYNALKLRLVPVNANERIAEISKWVETADLPDGISYEWTGDQEDQAESQAFLSSAFTAALGLMFIILLAQFNSFYNSVLVLIAVVLSTTGVLIGMLVMDQTFSIIMTGTGIVALAGIVVNNNIILIDTYQEFSQYMPRIEAIIRTAQARIRPVLLTTITTMAGLAPMMFGLSLDFANGGYTIDSPTALWWKQLATAVVFGLGIATVLTLVVTPSLLAIRVWASTYAMWVARLLARMSMGRASRAARDWALQRNARRQSPQELIWSDENLDQDPPAAHVKPAE, from the coding sequence ATGACGGGAATTGTCGATTGGGCCGCCTCGCGCGCCCGGATGGTGCTGGCCTTTATCTTGCTAAGCCTTGTTGTGGGTGCCTATGCCTACACCACATTGCCCAAAGAAGGAGAGCCGGACATCGAGATTCCGGCTCTTTTCGTATCCGTCCCCTTCCCCGGCATTTCCGCCGCGGATGCCGAGACACTTCTGCTCAAACCCATGGAGACCGAACTAAGCGATCTGGACGGGCTGAAGAAAATGACCGGCACCGCATCCGAAAATTATGCGGGCCTTGCGCTTGAATTCGAATTCGGCTGGGACAAGACCTCGATCATTGCCGATGTGCGCGATGCCATGGGAACCGCAGAGGCGCAATTCCCCGAAGGAGCCGAGACTTATTCGATCAACGAGATCAACTTTTCCGAATTCCCGATCATCATTGTTAATATGACCGGCCCCGTGCCAGAGCGCACGATGGCACGATATGCCAAGCTGTTGCAGGATGATCTTGAGGGGCTCGAAGCCGTTTTGGAAGCGGGCATCGCGGGCAACCGCGACGAAATGCTCGAAGTGTTGATCGACCCGCTCAAGCTTGAATCCTATGACGTGACCGCAGCGGAGTTGATCCAGACGGTACAGAACAACAACCAGTTGATCGCCGCAGGCGAGATCGAAAGCCAAAGCGGCACTTTTTCGGTGAAAATCCCCTCAAGCTTTGATGAGCCGCGCGATGTCTACAATTTGCCGGTGAAGACCAACGGCGACCGTGTTGTGACGCTGGGTGATCTGGCGGAAATCCATCTGACCTTCGAAGACCGTCTTGGAACATCGCGGTTCAACGGAGAGCCGTCGATGGCGCTGCAAGTGGTCAAGCGCAAGGGTTACAACCTGATCGACACTGCCAGCGCGGTCAAAAAGCTGGTGGCAGAAAGCCGCGAACAATGGCCAGAAGAGCTCAAGGCAGCTGTGCAGGTTGGCACATCCAACGATCAAAGCCGCGTGGTTAACAGCATGGTGCAGCAGCTGCTCGGATCGGTGTTTACCGCGATTGCGCTTGTGATGATCGTGGTGCTTGCCGCCCTTGGTATCCGCGCGGCCTTGCTGGTGGGGTTCGCGATCCCGACCTCGTTCCTGTTGTGTTTTGCGTTTCTCGCGCTGATGGGGATTTCGATCTCGAACATCGTTATGTTCGGCCTGATCCTTGCCGTGGGTATGCTGGTGGATAGTGCCATTGTTGTGGTGGAATACGCCGATCAGGAGCAGCAAAAAGGCATCGGCCCGATGGAGGCCTATGTGCTGGCAGCCAAACGGATGTTCTGGCCGGTGATCTCCTCTACAGCGACAACGCTCTGCGCGTTTTTGCCAATGCTTTTTTGGCCCGGTGTGCCCGGAGAATTCATGGGCATGCTGCCTGTAACGCTCATTTTCGTGCTCTCGGCTTCACTGGTGGTTGCGCTGGTGTACCTGCCCGTGATGGGCGGAGTCACAGGACGGTTGGAGCGTTGGATGGCCAGCAACATGGAGCGCATCGCGAGCCTGCCATGGTATCTCCATCTGCTGTTGTTGCCTGCGGCTTTCGTGATGATCTTTCCCGCGATGTCGCTGCTGGTACCTGGCAAGGCGGGCGATCCGGGCCTGTTGTTCCAGTGGATGGGCGCGCAGTTTAGCGCCATGGACGGGCTTGATCTGCTCACTTCCGTGATCCCAACCTTCGTCAAAGTCTTTGCTTTGGTGCTGGTGGGGGCTGTGGTGTTGCTGGTGGCTTTGGGCGGTTTCATGCTGCTGCTGCTGGCGCTCTTTGCAGTGCTGACGCGGCTCGGCAAGTGGGGCCGTTGGTTGGCTTCACAGCTTTTCCGCAAGGAGCCGGACCGCATTTACGCCGGTTACAAGCGCTCGCCCTTTGGCAAGTTCATCGAAATCATTGCGGGCAATCCGGTCATGCCACTTGTCACCTGCGGTTTCATCTTTGTTTTTGTGGGCACCACGCTGATCTTCTTTTCCAACAACTCCAAAGGTGTTGAGTTCTTCGTGGAATCAGAACCCGAGCAGGCGATTGTCTATGTGCTTGCGCGCGGCAACATGTCGCTGAACGAAAAGGACGATCTGCTACGGCAGGCAGAGCAGGTTGTGATCCGTCACCCCGGTATCGCTACCGCGTTCTCTTTTGCCGGCGAAGGTGGCCTGGATAGCAACACAGGCGGATCACAGGCCCCCAAGGACCTGATCGGTCAGGTCCAGTTCGAAACCGTCCCTTGGGAAGACCGCGCCCTACGCCCCGAACTTGACGGGGACATCGTCATCGCGGAACTGACCGAACAGCTATCGGACATCCCCGGCATCCAGATCGAGGTGCTCTCACTTGACCGTGGGCCTGCCTCTGGCAAGCCTGTGCATCTGCGATTCAAGGGCGACCGGTTTGACGATCTAATGGCGGCGACCGCAATGGCGCGCGATCATTTCAACACGGTGCCCGGCCTGATCCTGATCGAAGACACGCGTCCCCTGCCCGGCATTGACTGGCAAATCGATGTGGATGTGGAAAAGGCCGGTCAATACGGAGCGGATGTGCTGAGCGTGGGAGCGATGGTGCAACTGGTCACGCGGGGTCTGCTGCTGGATACCATGCGGGTGGACACATCGGATGAAGAGATTGAGATCCGCGTGCGCCTGCCTGAAGAAGACCGGCTTCTTTCAACGCTTGATACGCTCAAGGTCCGCACCATTGACGGACTGGTCCCGCTGTCAAACTTTGTGACCCGCACCGCCGTGCCAAAATTGGCCGAGATCAGCCGCATCGACCAAAAACGGTATATGGACGTCAAAGCGGACGTGACACCGGGCCTGATGAAGATCGTCAAGGTTGCCCAAGCGGGTGATGATCCCGCCGCCATGCCAACGCTCGCCACCCTGCGCCCGGCCGGAGAGGACGCAGATTTCACCGACACTGGCGGGACAGGGTTCAAGATCACCAATCTTACCGCTGCGGCAGATGGTATCGACCTGCAAGAAGACTACAACGCGCTGAAACTGCGCCTTGTGCCGGTGAACGCAAACGAGCGGATCGCAGAGATTTCCAAATGGGTCGAAACCGCCGATCTGCCAGACGGCATCTCCTATGAATGGACCGGAGATCAGGAAGATCAGGCCGAAAGCCAAGCGTTCCTTAGCTCTGCCTTCACGGCCGCGCTGGGGTTGATGTTCATCATTCTCTTGGCCCAGTTCAACTCTTTCTACAACTCTGTGCTGGTTCTAATTGCGGTGGTGTTGTCCACCACGGGCGTACTGATCGGCATGCTGGTCATGGATCAGACATTCTCGATCATCATGACCGGAACGGGGATTGTGGCTTTGGCCGGTATCGTGGTGAACAACAACATCATCCTGATCGACACCTATCAGGAGTTCAGCCAGTACATGCCGCGGATCGAAGCGATCATCCGCACAGCACAGGCACGCATTCGCCCCGTGCTGCTGACCACCATAACCACGATGGCAGGTCTTGCGCCTATGATGTTTGGCCTAAGCCTCGATTTTGCCAACGGCGGATATACAATCGATAGCCCCACCGCGCTTTGGTGGAAGCAGTTGGCGACAGCGGTTGTCTTCGGCCTTGGTATTGCGACCGTGCTGACACTGGTGGTGACGCCATCATTGCTGGCGATCCGTGTCTGGGCCTCTACCTATGCGATGTGGGTGGCACGCCTGCTGGCGCGCATGTCCATGGGCCGCGCCAGCCGTGCCGCACGTGACTGGGCGCTGCAACGCAACGCCCGCCGTCAAAGCCCGCAGGAGCTGATCTGGAGTGACGAAAATCTGGATCAAGACCCGCCAGCCGCGCATGTCAAACCGGCAGAGTAA
- a CDS encoding DUF302 domain-containing protein, which produces MLRYFRPIITATVLGAAALPASAEMISKTSPHSVAVTIDRLAEAVTGAGATVFARIDHAAGATKVDMDLRPTELLIFGNPKLGTPAMMDAQTAGLDLPLRVLAYADAEGVVQVTYHDPSTLASEHGLAVDAPYLAMMTGALDKLTAKAVAAE; this is translated from the coding sequence ATGCTGCGCTATTTCCGTCCCATTATCACCGCCACCGTGCTCGGCGCTGCTGCCCTGCCAGCCTCGGCCGAGATGATATCCAAAACCAGCCCGCATTCTGTCGCTGTCACCATAGACCGCCTTGCTGAAGCAGTGACCGGCGCGGGCGCGACCGTTTTCGCCCGTATAGACCATGCCGCAGGAGCCACCAAAGTGGACATGGACCTGCGGCCCACCGAGCTGCTGATTTTCGGAAACCCCAAGCTGGGCACACCGGCCATGATGGATGCGCAAACCGCCGGGCTTGATCTGCCGCTACGGGTTCTTGCCTATGCTGACGCCGAAGGTGTCGTTCAAGTCACCTACCATGACCCGTCCACTCTCGCCTCAGAGCACGGCCTTGCGGTTGATGCTCCCTATCTTGCGATGATGACAGGCGCATTGGACAAGCTCACCGCCAAAGCTGTCGCGGCGGAATAA